aatctggtcagcccagtcaggggcgtggcaCTCAGAGTCGTGGTGGCCAGACGAGCAGAGGTCAAGGTGGACGACTGCagacccaggggcgtattcataatatttctctgcaggatgctcagaacaacccagattTGATTAtaggtacgttaaatatccttggttattttgctagagtattaattgattgtggtgctacacattctgtgatttctcatacatttgctcaagtgacgcaacctcgccccacacctctagggtatgatttagagttcgctatgcctagaggggagagatgtattgtagatcgtgtgtacccaggatgtccagtgatagtggaggatgttgttatgtcagctgatcttatcccgttagatattgttgactttgatgtgattctgggcacggattggttgcatttcaatcgtgccaatattgattgttacgggaaaatagttacgttccatcgtcctggactacctgtggttacttttgtgggcgagcaaagtagggtgagacatggcgttatttcggctttgcgagcgaaaaggttgttgtctaaaggttgccaggggtacttagctcatgtggtgttagatGAGGCTGCTCCTAGCAGAGTAGAGGATGTGAGGGTAGTCAGACACTTTCCCGAtgttttccctgaggatttacctggtttactgccagaccgagacatggagttcactattaagttgcttccaggtactaatcctatttccttgactccttatcgtatggctcccgctgagttaagggaattgaaagttcagttgcaggaattagtggataagggtttcattcagcctagtacttcaccttagGGAGCTCTAgttttgtttgtgaggaagaaagacagaactttgaggctatgtatcgattataggcaattgaatcgggtgacgattaaaaaccgttatccgttaccacgtattgatgatttatttgatcagcttcgaggtgcttgttgatgcgagatttatacgcgcacaaattaaaccctctttttgtcgatttgtagtataagtataagtagggatcgttctggaccggggattaggagggattgcaaatctcttggaaactgactcaaaaacgtaaaataaagtttaaaacactaaactagactcaaagaatgcaaaattaaagtttaaaacactaagacaaaccaaaaaacaaaaaaatactttaaaacataaactaaacagattctaagcactaaagaataggaaagtaaagggggggtttgatttgacgaaattagctaaattgcacaaattgtaattaaaggcaaaacgtaaatataaatgtgatgaaaatatggatgatggaatagccaaggggttcttctccacacatgttacacttgcatacaagattgattctcagttggtctttcgataaattatgaaactcaacactccgggttaattaggtccgcttaaattaaccgtcaagttttccttaagttaatgaattggatgggttagcgcaacgcaattcacaacattctccaaaagtcctttacgtgaacagcacaataaagatacaatcaaagatcattaagcaacatgaaaactataagtgttgacgaggcattcgttactatggaatacgcatgaaacttatgccaagaattcgtttaacgcgattgtttataagcaacctccactacttgtgaatataagttcataacgattaggtgaaattcacttatattctagcgtcatattcatgcatgaaaattaagcgcgcattcttaataaacatacataaataagttatcaatcaaacggttaaacaaattgaatcaacaacttatgaaattccaacgaaagttaatcaattcatattgcaaatataaacatagtttcgaatcaccccctagctaaagggggttttatttcctcatatctttgaaatcaaagaaacgcctaaacattccaacaactcaaacttgaattgtatgaacgtttaggcactcttctcttccattcctcatacgcacaaaacaaagagaattaaaatgaaacattgaaatcaaagaatcacctaaacattccaacaactcaaacttgaattgtatgaacgtttaggccctcttctcttcctcttcgttgtagcacaaggtctaaggtgaggtttgggggattatggaaatggatgaggagtggtgtagaagtggaaggggaatggaaaaatggtgtttggattataaggggagagatgggaagctcacggctagggaagggagaatgtgtttgtaatgtgttgtgtatgaaaatgagatctccatgaatgaatgaatgcaagggtatttataggagtagtggagggaacatatggctatgtcatttgtaggtgaagtaggtggatgttgtaggtgaagtaggtggatgttgtaggtgaagtaggtggatgttgtaggtgaagtggatgttgtaggtgaagtggatgttgtaggtgaagtaggtggatgttgtaggtgaagtaggtggatgttgtaggtgaagtaggtggatgttgtaggtgaagtggatgttgtaggtgaagtaggtggatgttgtaggtgaagtaggtggatgatatgttaagtgataagtgataagtgatatgatatgtggttatgatatgataagtggttaagtggtgatgataagtgataagtgattaagtgatatgatatgtggtgatgataagtgataagtgcatgtgggttaactaatgaaggaaatgcatgtgcaatgacaatgtgttagaatggatgtgtgttatgcatggcatgattgggattaggaaaggtttaaatgtcctaaaactaaagagaacaaggttccaacactttggctccaattaggtcttcaatttcgtccaacactttggcttcaagcataagctatccgtccttagcccaaaagtgctccaaaagtctccaaaatgcatctttttgctcctttagccctttggacctacaaacacacgaaaatagcttaaagtactaaaataactaaagaaacataacgtaaatgtacgagaacaagccatttaagtcgcataaatatgctcctatcacttgtgtattctccaagattgacttgaggtctggatattatcagctgaagattagtagggatgacattcctaagacggcgttcaggactcgttatggtcattacgagtttctggttatgccatttggtttgacgaatgcaccagctgcttttatggatttgatgaaccgagtgtTCCAGCCAtttttggataggtttgttattgttttcatcgacgacattctggtgtattctaaatcGAAAGCgaagcatgttcgacatcttactttgttgttgaaaaggttgagggaacaccaattgtatgctaagtttagtaagtgccagttttggttagaccaagttgtgtttttggggcacatcatttcagctcaaggtattttggtggacccCCAAAAGGTCGCAGCTGTGGAGaaatgggagcaaccgcgaaccatcactgaggtgaggagtttccttggtttagcagggtattatcgacgatttgttaaggatttttctgtgattgctttaccactgatgaggttaacgaggaaagacgttaaatttgagtgggatgataagtgtgagcagagttttcagcagttgaagtattgtctcactcacgcacctgttttggcactcccggacgatagtggtgatttcaaggtttatagtgatgcttctttgaatggtctgggatgtgtgttgatgcagcatggtagggtgattgcttatgcttcacgacagtTGAAatctcatgagttgaattaccttacccatgatttggagttagcagctatcatttttgcgttgaagCTGTAGAGACACTACAtttatggagagaaatgtaagatctttacagatcataagagtcttcagtatctctttatGCAGAAagatcttaatcttcgtcagcggaggtggatgAAACTGCTcagtgattatgactgcacgattgattatcaccctggtcgtgcaaatgtagtggctgatgcacttaacaggaagtctcagggccgtatcaatgcgttgtacgctagtcatATTCCTCTTTTGGCAGACTCACGTTCAAATGGAGTGAGGTTgaaagcagaagatcgagatgtggctttacttgctaattttcaagttagaccAATTCTGGtcgatcgggtgcttgaagctcaggtagctcaTAGGGAAACTCAAGATTTGATCCAAGCTCGCGATCGGGGTAGGaggagagacctcagagttcgggattcggatggcatgttgatgcagGAAGGTAggatgttcgtgcctaataatttggatttaaagaaagcaattcttgatgaagcacatatctcggcttatgctatgcatccaggagctactaaaatgtatcataccattcgaccgttttattattggtcgggtatgaagagggaaatagatgagtatgtgagtaggtgtgttgtttgtcagcaagttaaggcggaaaggaagaagccgtttgggttgttgcagccgcttcccgttccagaatggaaatgggaaaatattactatggattttgtgtacaagcttccgcgtacacataatggttttgacagCATTTAGGTGATTGTTGATTGGCTTACTAAGTCATCACATTTTATTCCGGTGAGGGAGAAGTATTATTTGGGCCgattagcggagttgtttatctcgaagattgtgaagtaccatggtgtccctgtgagtattgtctcggatcgtgattcACGATTTACATCTATGTTTTGGGTGTCgattcaggaagctttgggtacgagactactttatagtacggcgtatcatcctcagacggacggacagtcagagagaaccattcagactttgaaggatatgttgcgagcttcggtgttacagtttggtgatgcttggcaccagcggttggatttaatggaatttacctacaacaacagctttcattcgagtatcggcatgacaccatttgaggcattgtatggcAGATCTTGTCGCATACcattgtgttggtcagaggtcggagaaagagttttggtaggtccagagattgttgaggagactactcacaatattcaggtaattaagtctaacctgaaggcagcccaggacaggcagaagagtttagtagatcggcatgctactgaCAGAGTGTATAAGGTTGGCGATTGGGCatttttgaagctttcaccatggagaggtgttgtacggtttggaaagaaatgtaagttgagtcccaggtacattggaccatacatggtcactgagcgagttggtgaggtagcttacaggttggagttgcctccggagttggctagagtacataacgtttttcacgtgtctatgcttcgacattatgttgctgatccgtctcatgtgatacctcctcaacccttggaaattaatccggatttgacttatgacgaggaaccagtgacgatactagattggaaggaaaaggttctgaggaacaagacagtgaacttaatgaaagttttgtggagaaatcattctgtggaggaagctacgtgggaaacagaagatcggatgagggatttgtatcctcggttgttctttgatcatTAGGGGTTTGTTgtatggttgttttgaatttcgggatgaAATTCTAtcaaggtgggtaggttgtgacagcccgttccgaaaattttaaaaacgtacgtgtgaaaagatgattttgcccctagtgcgatttctttacgttgtgtggttgtttttggttggttcTTGGCTGATGGTGGACCACACAttcccccacacacacacacactcaccctTTCCCTGTCCCAtgccatttcccttcccattttccatccaaacgtacggacacaaacacaaacacatcaAACCTTCACatatcgaagaaacaaagtacatatccatgctagTGAGGTTCattggagtccaaccatacctatttcaggtaagaataccttcgttttcacgtcgaactcgggatacccgatttttggtattgttcatgcacacgtaaattcttatgtttttgggaattttaagcttgtaggaagcttgatgaggtccttaggagactcggggtggttcgtttgaaggttttggacgtcgggatcgcgaGTTtcaaggttggccggagttgggggtattttcccggcgagatttcgtggattttagcacttgaaagtgttatgattttgttcctctcgttgtaagcttcattttggtaccaattttgtgaaatttggttgaaaaacgaagaagatatcacgatttgaaaatttcccgaTTTTCTGGCGCCGGTGACGgtgccggagcctcgccggagaagacgacgaaatattccgtcagtttggacggaatattcctaacgccgttgacggaatccgttaaagttaacggaatattcctgacggcattAACTGACGCCATCAGCgtgctgatgcgagatttatacgcacacaaattaaaccctcttttcgtcaaattgtagtatatttataagtagggatcgttcttaaccggggattaggagggattgttaaccacttggatttgactcaaaaacgtaaaataacaatatgaaacactatactagactcaaagaatgcaaaactaaactttaaaacactaagacaaaccaaaagactcaaaacaacacaaacacactcaaatctgcctaaaaaccactttctgggcagatttgagcacaaacacaaatttggacgaaattaagtaataacttgactcaagaacgtaaaaacacaatataaaacactaaactaactcaaagaatgcaaaactaaactttaaaacactaagacaaaccaaaagactcaaaacaacacaaacacactcaaatctgcctaaaaaccactttctgggcagatttgagcacaaacacaaatttggacgaaattaagtaataacttgactcaagaacgtaaaaacacaatataaaacactaaactaactcaaagaatgtaaaactaatcacttaaaacattaaaacaaaccaaaagactcaaacatcacccaaaacactcaaaactgccttaaaatcactttctgggcagttttgagcactttggtgaatttggacgaaattgggaaataaaatgaatcaaaacactcataaacacaaactaaaacactttctaactaaattggacattaaagtaaagggggatttagatttatacgaaaattaactaaaatgcacagattcaaattaaagcaaaatgtaaatgtgaatgtgtgatagaatttgaatggaatgaaggctagctaaggggttcatctccatacatgttatacttgcataataaaatgatttccaattgcatttcaataaacc
This genomic stretch from Pyrus communis chromosome 2, drPyrComm1.1, whole genome shotgun sequence harbors:
- the LOC137724955 gene encoding uncharacterized protein, whose amino-acid sequence is MPPRREPRRSAEPSFPDIAQLGEAIATAIQSAICRTQRTPLETMYNLKLDKFEGNEGHEGAERWLEHIEKTFRVLHGQGNLPVEKWVETTSWFLGKESASWFTDLSRYHPDVAGNPAEMVRRFRLGTKKKWRSMATTTHCDTYQEFYEILLRIEDSENMPSKSEEEEKDGNQRKDDKGKGQASLGPRRTQNFKRGGTSSSSSNGGFSATGQGRGGRFAGGARGQRQGDAGRGRAPVCRRCNNRHRAGSSGCFTCGQMGHRAANCPQSQQQKPQQTFLPPPVPIQQIQGLGNYGQTGRGGAYYYQGDVVPYTPGQYQYPQDPYPQGGYPPYSGGYTSYPPILAGGPQWFQGGQIQQGEIATSSAGSSRQSGQPSQGRGTQSRGGQTSRGQGGRLQTQGRIHNISLQDAQNNPDLIIGCQGYLAHVVLDEAAPSRVEDVRVVRHFPDVFPEDLPGLLPDRDMEFTIKLLPVLFVRKKDRTLRLCIDYRQLNRVTIKNRYPLPRIDDLFDQLRGSHKYAPITCVFSKIDLRSGYYQLKISRDDIPKTAFRTRYGHYEFLVMPFGLTNAPAAFMDLMNRVFQPFLDRFVIVFIDDILVYSKSKAKHVRHLTLLLKRLREHQLYAKFSKCQFWLDQVVFLGHIISAQGILVDPQKVAAVEKWEQPRTITERHYIYGEKCKIFTDHKSLQYLFMQKDLNLRQRRWMKLLSDYDCTIDYHPGRANVVADALNRKSQGRINALYASHIPLLADSRSNGVRLKAEDRDVALLANFQVRPILVDRVLEAQVAHRETQDLIQARDRGRRRDLRVRDSDGMLMQEEVGERVLVGPEIVEETTHNIQVIKSNLKAAQDRQKSLVDRHATDRVYKVGDWAFLKLSPWRGVVRFGKKCKLSPRRTQLRRSFGRTRGFEGVPGEPGGEVSGSGRDLVGTVDKKQRKRTDSARIVGDWSLIGEVAVRGARRVTPMQVSKYDRRIGFAVRGKRFQLSFWR